The sequence AGCTGGACTGTTCTCGCGGTCAAGCAGCAGCACGAGCGCCGCGGTGAGCTGTTCTGCTGCCCGCCGCTGCGGCTGTCCCTTCAGGGCATGCCAGTCCTGGTTTCCGATTGCCAGTTTGTGGTGCAGAGCTTGTGCCAGCTGCTGACTCTCCAGGGGCCATTCCCGGGGATTTTGCTTTGCCTGTTGAGCCTGCACTGGACGGATCCGTTCGGACCAGGTCATCCTGACGCCATGCAACAGCGACCGCGTTCCCCGTATCAGCCAATTCGCTGGCTGCATCAGCTGGCCAACGTGCTGGCGACAGTTTCAGCGGCTGAACGACTTGATGCTGCTGACGAAAGCCTCCAGGCCCGCCGCCTCCGTCAACGTCTAGCGGCGGCTCAGCGACTCCTGGATCCACTGCCAAGTCCCCTGCAATCCACCGTCTGGGGAGAGCGTGCCCTCTGGCAGTTTTTGCGTTGGGGTGGTGTTGGCGCGCTTCTGGCAGTCCTCCTGAAGCGCTGAACACCCGGCTCAAGCCGTGACCTGGATCAGAGAACGCGCCGCTGGTCTTGAGCTGGGATCCAGTTCAGCGCTATCACCCATGGGTTGGTTCTGATCGGTGGCCTGACTGAGCTTTTCTCCCCGCAGCCAGGCGGCATGGAGAGCACGGCGCCGGCGATCTTCTGCCAGGACGAGGCGATCGGCTGCAACGGTCGGGCTTTCGTTGTGGCGCAGGGGAGTGCGCAGGCAAATCCCGAACCCTCGTGCTTCCACTTGAACAGCCCCTTCCATGAAGACGGTTTGGAAGGTCCAGCCCATTAGCCATCGCACCTTGAAAGGATTGCTCATCCGGGGCTTCGGTTTTGAAGACCCTATGGACTTTGCAGGCGATGGCTAGCCCTGTGTCAGGGCTTGGTGGCAGTCCAGACCCGTGTCATCAGATGGGACTGGGCACGGATGCCGCTGAAACCAGCAGCGCTCAGGCGTGCATCGATGTCATCGCTGATGTAGTCGCGGTAGTAGGGCTCGTGGAAGACGCGACGGAAGTTGTCCATCGCTACCTCAAATTGCGGCGAGTCGGCCAGTTGAACCGAATCGGCGAGCACCAGAACTCCACCGGGCTCGAGCACTCGGAAGCAGTCCTCGATCACGGCCTGCCTTGCTTCAGCCGGCAGTTCGTGCATCAAGAAGACGCAGGTCACCCCCTGCATGCTCGACTCTGCGAAGGGCATCGACTCAGCATTGCCCTGGACCAGTTGTGGCAATTCCGATGGTCGCTGGGAGAGCCAGCGGTTGGCTTGGCGCAGGTAGGCCGAGGAAAGGTCCAGACCAACCAGTTGGGCTTGGGGCAGAGCAGCTCGCAGCTGGTAGAGGGTGCGTCCCGTGCCCGTGGCGACGTCCAGGACCCGCATGGAGCTGCTGGAGCGTCCCTCAAAGGCCCGTAGCCCCTGCAGGAGAGGCTTGATCACTCGCCGCCGCATGGGATCAGCGGTGCCGTTAAACAGGATTTCGACCTGCAGGTCATAGAGCGATGCTGAGTGATCGCTCAGGTACCCATCGGTTTGATGGTGAAAGTTCTGAAGGTAGTAATCGGGGTAGTTCTCCTTTTCAACCGTGGTCGGTAGATCGCGAACGTTCCGCTCCGAACGCCTGGCCCAGGTGCTTGGCATATCCAGCCAAACCAAGGGGTAGCGGGTGGCCCAATCGCCCCAGGGTGCATCGAAGAGCAACGCAGTGGGGTAGAGACCTGCCTCGGCTTCCTGCCAGTCCACATCGAGCAAGGCTTTGTGGGAGGCCTGCAGGTCCCGCAACATTTCAGGCGGTATGGGCAGGGTCTTGGGCGCCCCATCGGGCGCCACCAGTTCCATCAGACGTGTGCTGATCTCCTTGTGGGCGACCCCAACCAGGCTCTTGCCCTGCTGCAGGGCCTCATAGGCGAGCTTGGTGACGGCATCAGCCATGGGCGAGGTCGTAGCGAAAAGAAGGGGTGTCTATTTCAGCTGATCAGGCGGTGTCGTCGTGGGCCTGTATCCGACTGAACCCTGATCAAGATTGATTGAGAAACCTTCAATTCGGTAGCAACGGCTACAGAATTGAGTTGTGAAAAGGAAAGGAGAGGAGCCGATGATTGATTCCAGCCCCAGTGCTCGCTTAAACGAGCCCCACTACGTCGCTTGGGTGCGGGAGCGTCAAAAGTCCGCTCGACGTCTTTCGGGTTGGTTGTCTCAACGTCGTGCCAAGCCAGATCTCGAGCATGGGGAGCGTGTGGACTCCCAGACCTTGGTCTGGGCTGAGCGCCACGCCCACGAGCAACGTCTGCACGACAGCGCCCTTGAGCAACTGCACCACGTTTGAGGTTCAAAAAAAGCCCCGGCCTTGGCCGGGGCATCCATGAGTGCAACGCGGATCAGGCGTCGTAGTACATGGTGAATTCGTGGGGGTGGGGCCGCTGGCGCAGCTGCTGCACCTCCTCGTACTTCAGGGCAATCCAGTTGTCGATGAAGTCCTCGGTGAAGACCCCGCCGGCCAGGAGGTACTCATGGTCGGCCTTGAGGGCTTCCAGTGAGCCGTTGAGCGAAGCGGGAACAGTGGCAATCTTCGCCAGTTCCTCAGCGGGCAACTCGAATAGGTCGACGTCGGTGCCGTTGCCTGGGTCGATCTGGTTTTTGATGCCGTCGATGCCGGCCATGAGCATGGCGGCAAAGCCCAGGTAGGGGTTGGCCAGGGCGTCGCCGGAGCGGAATTCCAGGCGCTTGGCCTTGGGGTTCATGCCGGTGAGCGGAATGCGAACGGCGGCAGAGCGGTTGCCCTGGGAGTACACCAGGTTCACCGGGGCCTCAAAGCCGGGTACCAAACGCTTGTAGCTGTTGGTGGTCGGGTTGGTGAAGGCCAGGAAGCTCGGTGCGTGCTTCAGAAGGCCACCGATGTACCAACGGGCGGTCTGGGAGAGATTGGCGTAGGTGCCGTCGCCCCACATCAGCGTGTCGCCGTTCTTCCAGATGCTCTGGTGGACGTGCATGCCGCTGCCGTTGTCGGCGAAGATCGGCTTGGGCATGAACGTGGCTGTTTTGCCGTACTTCTTGGCAACGTTGCGCACCACGTACTTGTAAATCATCACGTTGTCCGCCGCGGTGATGAGTTCGGCGAACTTCATTCCCAATTCGTGTTGGGACGTTGCCACCTCGTGGTGATGCTTCTCAATCGGTACACCCAAGGAACCCATGGTGAGGAGCATTTCGGTCCTCATGTCCTGAAGGGTGTCGTTCGGGGCGCAGGGGAAATAGCCCTCCTTCAGTTGGATCTTGTTGGCGAGGTTGCCGCCCTCTTCAACGCGATCGGTATTCCAGGGGTTCTCGATCGAGTCGACGCTGTAGGAGCTGGAGCCGTTGCCGCTCTTGTAACGGACGTCGTCGAAGACGAAAAATTCGGGCTCGGGGCCGAAGTAGGCCGTGTCGGCTAGGCCGGTGGAGCTCAGGTAATCCAGGGCCTTCTGGGCCAGTGCCCGGGGGCAACGGGAGTAGGGCTTGCCGCTGCGGGGCTCCTGAATCGAGCAGATCAGGCTGAGGGTTTTGTGGCCATAAAACGGATCGATCCAGGCGGTGTTCGGATCGGGCACCATCGCCATGTCCGACTCATTAATGGCTTTCCAGCCGCGGATCGACGAACCATCAAACGCCACGCCCTCGGTGAAGGCTTCTTCCTCAACCAGGTCAGGGGTGACGGTGAGGTGCTGCCACTTGCCGTGGAGATCAATGAACTTGAGGTCGATCAGTTCAATGCCTTCGTCCTTGATCTGACGGAGGACGTCCTGGGCGGTCTTGGCCATGACGCGTTGCAAGTGGCTTGGTGGGTGCCCGCCTATGCCGGGCGGATCAGACGGTACGGAGCGAGGTGGAACCCTCTTTGTATCACCGGTAACCAAATGGCGGACTGATGGGCCTGGTTTGGACTGGGCATCCGGTTTGAGTAACCGTTTCTGTCAACTTCCTCAAAGGCTCGATCTGGCAAGGGATCTGGACGTTTGCCGGTGCTACGGTCCGCCGTAGGTGCGTCGATCTCCCACCCCCATGCGTGATGCCATCACCGGTCTGATCGGCCGTTACGACCAACTAGGTCGTTATTTGGATGGGTCGGCCATCGACCGGATCTCCACCTATTACTCCGAAGCTGCCCTGCGGCTGTCCGCAGTTGAACTGATCAATTGCGAAGCCGCTGAGATCGTTCGCGAGGCCAGTCAGCGCCTTTGGCAAGCCGATCCAGAGCTGTTGCTGCCTGGCGGTAATGCTTACACCACGCGACGCTGGGCCGCCTGTCTGCGGGACATGGATTACTTCCTCCGCTACGCCAGCTACGCCCTTGTGGCCGACGACAGCACGATCCTCAACGAGCGTGTTCTCAATGGTCTTGATGACACCTATAAAAGTCTGGGCGTCCCCACCGGTCCCACCGTTCGCAGCATCGCCCTAATGGCCGATGTGGTCTGCGAAAAGCTCCTTGATTCCGGCGCGGCCAGTGCTGATGCGATCAATGCGGTCGTTCGAGCCCCCTTCGAGCATCTCTGCCGCGGCTTGGGCGTCACCAACGTCCGCAACCGCTGATTCGGTCGCACCTGCGACTGCGTAGTCTCAACCCATCCAGCCCCCTCCCAGGCCTTGGCTTCCACCACATCAACCGTGTCAGATCGACATCGGCTGTCGCTTGCTCCGATTGACACCCCGGAGCGTCTGTTGTTGGGACCTGGCCCCTCCAATGCGCACCCCACAGTTCTTGAGGCTCTGAGTCGATCGCCGATCGGACACTTGGATCCCCTCTACGTCGCCTTGATGGGTGAGGTCCAGGAGCTTCTTCGCTACACCTGGCAGACCGATAACCGTTTGACCCTGCCCATGAGCGGTACTGGGTCGGCGGCCATGGAAGCCACGATCGCCAACATCGTTGAGCCCGGCGACACCGTCCTGGTGGCAGTCAAGGGCTATTTCGGTCTGCGTCTTCAAGACATGGCAGGCCGCTATCGCGCGACTGTTCAGACCATCGAGAAGCCTTGGGGCGAAGCCTTCAGTCTCGACGAGATCGAAGCTGGCCTCAAGCAGCACAAGCCCAAAGTCCTGGCGATGGTTCACGCCGAGACCTCCACTGGGGTCTGCCAGCCGATGGAGGGCATCGGTGACCTTTGCCGTCAGCACGACTGCTTGCTGCTGCTCGACACCGTGACCTCCCTTGGCGCGGTTCCTCTCTACCTCGATGACTGGAAGGTCGACCTTGCCTACAGCTGCAGCCAGAAAGGACTGAGCTGCCCCCCTGGTCTGGGTCCTTTCTCCATGGGACCCCGAGCTGAGGAGAAGCTCGCGGCCCGCACTGGCAAAGTCCCCAACTGGTATCTCGACGTCAGCCTGCTCAACCAGTACTGGGGTAGCGACCGTGTGTATCACCACACCGCCCCAGTGAACATGAACTTCGGCATGCGTGAGGCTTTGCGCCTTATCGCTGAAGAAGGTTTGGAGAACGTCTGGACACGCCATCGCCGCAATGCCGAGCGCCTTTGGGCTGGTCTTGAGCGTCTCGGCCTTGAGCCCCACGTTCCTCTGGAGCTGCGGCTCCCCACCTTGACCACCGTTCGAATCCCTGAGGGTGTGGACGGCAAGGCCTTTACGACCCATCTGCTCAACACCCACGGCATCGAAGTGGGTGGTGGCCTCGGCGCTCTTGCTGGCAAGGTCTGGCGCATTGGCCTCATGGGCTACAACAGCCGCGAAGAGAACGTCGACCTGCTCCTCAACCTGCTGGAGCAGGAACTACCGGCATTCCGTTCTTCTGCGCCTGCCGTTGCTGCCGCCGTTGCCTGAACCAGGCCTCGAGGCCGCTTCGGCATTCCGGCTCCATCACCCCGCCGATCACCTCCATCCGGTGATGGGCACTCGGATCGGTCGCCAAGTTCAGGCAGCCCCCAAGGGCCCCTCGTTTGCGATCGTGGGCGCCGAAAATCACTCGGCCCATCCGCGCCTGCACCAGGGCGCCTGCGCACATGGGGCAGGGCTCCAGAGTCACGATCAAGCTGCAGTCGTTAAACCGCCAGTCCCCCCTCAGCCGCGCCGCCTGCTCAAGGGCCATCAGTTCCGCATGGCCTAGGGGGCGTTGTTCCCGTTGCCGCCGGTTCACACCCCATCCGACGGCACGTCCAAGGCTGTCAAGAACAACTGCAGCCACAGGGATTTCGCCGATCTCCCCGATCGCCGCCGCTCGGCGCAGCAGCAGCTCCATCCAACGCTCGTGCTTTTGAACCTCGTCCAAACCAGACGCCCATCTGCAGGCTTCTTGAACCATGCCAGCACGGCGGGTCCGATGACACGGGACAATGGCCGCTGAACGCTCAGGGTCTTTGGCTCACGCCCATCCGAGCCAGCCGCAGCGCAGCCTTGCCTGCTTCCCGGATCCCCTGCGGGAGGATCCGGCCTTGGAATCCTTTCTGCGTGAGGCCAGCGCTCGCCTCTGCCAGTGGTGGGCTGGATCCGCCCAGCGCTCGCCTCTCCCCCTGCTGAGCGTCCTGCCTGAACCGGGTCCCCTGCAACAGGGGCTCTCCCCAGAGGCCCTTCTCGAGGATTTGCAGTTGGTGATGGATGGGGCCTACAACCCCATTCACCCGGGTGCGATGGCTCACCTGGATCCCCCGCCACTGACCGCTTCGGTGGCGGCTGATCTGGTCTGTGCTGGGCTCAATAACAACCTGCTGGCTGAGGAGCTGTCCCCGAGCCTCTCGCGCTTGGAGCGCAGCTTGACGACCTGGATGGCGGAGCAGCTCGGCTTGGGTGAATCGGCCGGCGGTGTCGCCGCCAGCGGCGGCAGCTTGAGCAATTTGATGGCCTTGGTTGTGGCTCGTCACCAGGCCGGCCTCGCTGAGGCTCAAGGCCTGACTGTGTTTTGCAGCGCCGATGCCCACGTGTCAATCGCCAAGGCCTTGATGGTGATGGGCCTGCCCAAGCAGAGCCTGCAGACCATCGAGACCGACGCAGAAGGGCGTCTTTCTCCAGATGCGCTCGCCCAGGCCCTGAAGGATGCTGAGCGGGATGGTCGCCGTGTCTTGGCTGTCGTCGCCACGGCTGGGACCACGGTGCGTGGAGCCGTCGATCCGCTGGCGTCGATTTCCGACCTGTGCCGCCTCCATGGTGTTTGGCTCCATGTCGATGGTGCGATTGGCGCGGTCTTTGGCCTGAGCCAGAGCCACAAGCAGTTGGTCCCCGATCTCGATCGAGCGGATTCTTTAACAGTGAATCCGCAAAAGCTGCTGGGCATCACCAAGACCTCATCCCTGCTCCTCCTTAAACGTCCGGAGCTGTTGGCCTCTTGTTTTGGAACTGGTTTGCCTTACATGGAGCCCAGTTGGGCGGACGCCCATGGCGGCGAATGCGGGCTGCAGGGCACAAGGCCTGCCGAGATTCTCAAACTCTGGCTTGGACTTCGTCAGCTCGGGCTTGATGGCATTGAGAGCCTGCTGCATGGCGCCCTTCAGCGCCGCGCAGAGCTTCAGCAGCACCTCTCAGCCTTGCCCTTGATGCTGCGCAGTGGTCCACTGCACTTGCTTGCATTTACGCCATCGGCGCTGGAGGCCCACGAGGCTGAGCGTTGGTCCATCCAGACCAGGCAGCAGTTGCTGGAGCAGCAGCTCATGCTGTCTCGACCGCTCTACGCCGGTCGGCATCACCTCAAAGCTGTCCTCGGTAATCCCCACACCCGTTCCAGTGACCTTGCCGCTGTGGCATCGGTCATTCAGCAATCCTTGGCCCCCGCCTGAGATGAATCAACCCAATCCCCAAGGTCGCTGGGTCGCAATCGTGACTGGTGCGATTTCGATCCTCATTGCCGTTGCTTACCTGGCGTTCATCACCGTCTTGGATGCCCGCGGTCCCATGCAACCGCCGCCGCCGGAGGCCTTCAACGATGCGGGGGGCGTGGCGGCAATTGCCCCTGCTTTCCCTGACGCTGAAGCGGTTCGACCACTCGGTTCATCGCTGCCGTCAGGAAAGCATTGAGGGCAGATTCGCGCTTGTTGAGGTCGTACTGCCGTTGCACGACTTCCTGGATTCCGCCGTCCCCCCAATCCTGATCCTGTTGGAAGTAGGTCATGAAGCTGCGGCCCGCGATTCGTGTGAGCCAGCCCGCTCCTACCGCCTGAATCGCACGACTCACCAGGAGGGCCGGCAGATTCAGGCTGAGGGCAGCACTGATCAGGCTGATTCCCCCTTTAATCAGCCCCAGGCTCGCCAAGGTCCGTCCGACGGAGACCGCCAATTCCTGTGCGGAAGCTTTGGAGAGGCTCACGCCATAGACGCGGCCGATTTCCATGACCATTTGGGCATTGACTGCAGCGGCCCCGAGTAAGTCGATGCCAGGTAGAGGTGTTGCTGCTAGAACCCCGGCGCTGATCCAGCTGTA is a genomic window of Synechococcus sp. A10-1-5-1 containing:
- a CDS encoding allophycocyanin subunit beta — translated: MRDAITGLIGRYDQLGRYLDGSAIDRISTYYSEAALRLSAVELINCEAAEIVREASQRLWQADPELLLPGGNAYTTRRWAACLRDMDYFLRYASYALVADDSTILNERVLNGLDDTYKSLGVPTGPTVRSIALMADVVCEKLLDSGAASADAINAVVRAPFEHLCRGLGVTNVRNR
- the glnA gene encoding type I glutamate--ammonia ligase; this encodes MAKTAQDVLRQIKDEGIELIDLKFIDLHGKWQHLTVTPDLVEEEAFTEGVAFDGSSIRGWKAINESDMAMVPDPNTAWIDPFYGHKTLSLICSIQEPRSGKPYSRCPRALAQKALDYLSSTGLADTAYFGPEPEFFVFDDVRYKSGNGSSSYSVDSIENPWNTDRVEEGGNLANKIQLKEGYFPCAPNDTLQDMRTEMLLTMGSLGVPIEKHHHEVATSQHELGMKFAELITAADNVMIYKYVVRNVAKKYGKTATFMPKPIFADNGSGMHVHQSIWKNGDTLMWGDGTYANLSQTARWYIGGLLKHAPSFLAFTNPTTNSYKRLVPGFEAPVNLVYSQGNRSAAVRIPLTGMNPKAKRLEFRSGDALANPYLGFAAMLMAGIDGIKNQIDPGNGTDVDLFELPAEELAKIATVPASLNGSLEALKADHEYLLAGGVFTEDFIDNWIALKYEEVQQLRQRPHPHEFTMYYDA
- a CDS encoding aminotransferase class V-fold PLP-dependent enzyme — translated: MAAERSGSLAHAHPSQPQRSLACFPDPLREDPALESFLREASARLCQWWAGSAQRSPLPLLSVLPEPGPLQQGLSPEALLEDLQLVMDGAYNPIHPGAMAHLDPPPLTASVAADLVCAGLNNNLLAEELSPSLSRLERSLTTWMAEQLGLGESAGGVAASGGSLSNLMALVVARHQAGLAEAQGLTVFCSADAHVSIAKALMVMGLPKQSLQTIETDAEGRLSPDALAQALKDAERDGRRVLAVVATAGTTVRGAVDPLASISDLCRLHGVWLHVDGAIGAVFGLSQSHKQLVPDLDRADSLTVNPQKLLGITKTSSLLLLKRPELLASCFGTGLPYMEPSWADAHGGECGLQGTRPAEILKLWLGLRQLGLDGIESLLHGALQRRAELQQHLSALPLMLRSGPLHLLAFTPSALEAHEAERWSIQTRQQLLEQQLMLSRPLYAGRHHLKAVLGNPHTRSSDLAAVASVIQQSLAPA
- a CDS encoding nucleoside deaminase, translated to MVQEACRWASGLDEVQKHERWMELLLRRAAAIGEIGEIPVAAVVLDSLGRAVGWGVNRRQREQRPLGHAELMALEQAARLRGDWRFNDCSLIVTLEPCPMCAGALVQARMGRVIFGAHDRKRGALGGCLNLATDPSAHHRMEVIGGVMEPECRSGLEAWFRQRRQQRQAQKNGMPVVPAPAG
- a CDS encoding alanine--glyoxylate aminotransferase family protein, encoding MASTTSTVSDRHRLSLAPIDTPERLLLGPGPSNAHPTVLEALSRSPIGHLDPLYVALMGEVQELLRYTWQTDNRLTLPMSGTGSAAMEATIANIVEPGDTVLVAVKGYFGLRLQDMAGRYRATVQTIEKPWGEAFSLDEIEAGLKQHKPKVLAMVHAETSTGVCQPMEGIGDLCRQHDCLLLLDTVTSLGAVPLYLDDWKVDLAYSCSQKGLSCPPGLGPFSMGPRAEEKLAARTGKVPNWYLDVSLLNQYWGSDRVYHHTAPVNMNFGMREALRLIAEEGLENVWTRHRRNAERLWAGLERLGLEPHVPLELRLPTLTTVRIPEGVDGKAFTTHLLNTHGIEVGGGLGALAGKVWRIGLMGYNSREENVDLLLNLLEQELPAFRSSAPAVAAAVA
- a CDS encoding copper-binding protein translates to MSNPFKVRWLMGWTFQTVFMEGAVQVEARGFGICLRTPLRHNESPTVAADRLVLAEDRRRRALHAAWLRGEKLSQATDQNQPMGDSAELDPSSRPAARSLIQVTA
- a CDS encoding class I SAM-dependent methyltransferase gives rise to the protein MADAVTKLAYEALQQGKSLVGVAHKEISTRLMELVAPDGAPKTLPIPPEMLRDLQASHKALLDVDWQEAEAGLYPTALLFDAPWGDWATRYPLVWLDMPSTWARRSERNVRDLPTTVEKENYPDYYLQNFHHQTDGYLSDHSASLYDLQVEILFNGTADPMRRRVIKPLLQGLRAFEGRSSSSMRVLDVATGTGRTLYQLRAALPQAQLVGLDLSSAYLRQANRWLSQRPSELPQLVQGNAESMPFAESSMQGVTCVFLMHELPAEARQAVIEDCFRVLEPGGVLVLADSVQLADSPQFEVAMDNFRRVFHEPYYRDYISDDIDARLSAAGFSGIRAQSHLMTRVWTATKP
- a CDS encoding DUF6439 family protein, whose amino-acid sequence is MTWSERIRPVQAQQAKQNPREWPLESQQLAQALHHKLAIGNQDWHALKGQPQRRAAEQLTAALVLLLDRENSPAAASVSPQRREATALVESALGWLKGDLKDPGCPSHGH